Genomic DNA from Lysobacterales bacterium:
TTCTCGTCGGAGAGGATGTAGTGGAAGTTCACGACGCAGCGGTCGGCGATCTGCATGGGGGAACCTCGAGGTCGCGGAGAGCACCACGCTCCGCCATCAGGGGTGGCGGGCGGACGGGCGGGTGGCCACACTAGGCGAGGCGCACGTACACTGCAAGCATCTGCAGCGCGACCAGCACGGCGACCGGAATCATCAATGAGTACACCCACTTTTCCAGAGCTCGATCCGATCGAGGCGCGCGTCCTGGCCTGCCTGGTCGAGAAGGAGGCGACGACGCCTGACCAGTATCCGCTGACCGCCAATGCGGTTCAGGCTGCCTGCAACCAGAAGACGGCCAGGGAGCCGCTGATGGCGCTCGACACCGACACGGTAGCGCGGGCCCTGCGCGGCCTAGAGCAGCGCTGGCTGGTCCGATCGATCCATGGCGCACGCAGCCAGCGCTACGACCATCGCATGGACGAGGTCTACTCGATCAGCCCCGAACAGCGCTGCCTGCTCGCCCTGCTGGTACTGCGCGGCCCCCAGACCGCCGGCGAACTGGCCACCCGGGCGGGTCGCATGCTCCCTGGTGCCAGTCTGGAGAGCGTGCGGGCCCTGCTCGACCGGCTGGCCGGCCGCCCGGAGCCGCTGACCCTGCGGCTGCCCCGCCAGCCCGGCCAGCGCGAGGAACGCCACGTGCACCTTCTGTGCGGCGCGGCCGCCGCCCAGGATGCCGCCGAGGCGCAGCCGGTGAGGCAGGCTCCTGCCGCGGAGGAGGATCTCGCCGAGCGGGTGGCGATGCTGGAAGCCGAACTGGCCGAGTTGAACCGGCGGATCGACGGCCTCGCTGCGAGGCTGTCCGGGGACTGATCGGCCAGAGCGCGACCCGCCAGCGGCCGCCGCACCGGACCCGCGCGCACACCCCGTGCGTTCAGCGGGTGATGCCCCGTCCGGAGTCCACCAGGGAAGCGATCAGTA
This window encodes:
- a CDS encoding YceH family protein; the encoded protein is MSTPTFPELDPIEARVLACLVEKEATTPDQYPLTANAVQAACNQKTAREPLMALDTDTVARALRGLEQRWLVRSIHGARSQRYDHRMDEVYSISPEQRCLLALLVLRGPQTAGELATRAGRMLPGASLESVRALLDRLAGRPEPLTLRLPRQPGQREERHVHLLCGAAAAQDAAEAQPVRQAPAAEEDLAERVAMLEAELAELNRRIDGLAARLSGD